The following are encoded together in the Ovis aries strain OAR_USU_Benz2616 breed Rambouillet chromosome X, ARS-UI_Ramb_v3.0, whole genome shotgun sequence genome:
- the PLP2 gene encoding proteolipid protein 2 isoform X2 has product MADSERLTAPGCWAACTSFSRTRKGFLLFAEIILCLVILICFSTSTSGYSFLSVIEMIFAAVFFVVYMCDLHTKIQIINWPWSDFFRTLVAVILYLITSIVVLVERGNNSKIAAGVLGLCAAGLFGYDAYITFPLRQQRHTAAPTDPADGPV; this is encoded by the exons ATGGCGGATTCCGAGCGCCTCACCGCCCCCGGCTGCTGGGCCGCCTGCACCAGCTTCTCGCGCACCCGAAAGggatttcttctgtttgctgagaTT ATACTATGCCTGGTGATTCTGATCTGCTTTAGCACCTCGACATCAGGGTACTCTTTCTTGTCGGTGATAGAGATGATCTTTGCCGCTGTCTTCTTTGTTGTCTACATGTGTGACCTGCACACCAAGATACAGATCATCAACTGGCCTTGGAGT GATTTCTTCCGAACCCTTGTAGCGGTCATTCTCTACCTGATCACCTCCATTGTGGTGCTCGTTGAGAGAGGAAACAACTCCAAAATCGCTGCGGGG GTACTGGGCCTATGTGCTGCAGGCCTCTTTGGCTATGATGCCTACATTACCTTCCCCTTGCGGCAGCAGAGACATACAGCAGCCCCTACTG ACCCTGCAGATGGCCCGGTGTAG
- the PRICKLE3 gene encoding prickle planar cell polarity protein 3 isoform X1, which yields MFARGSRRRRSGRAPPEAEDPDRGQPCNSCREQCPGFLLHGWRKICQHCKCPREEHAVHAVPVDLERIMCRLISDFQRHSISDDDSGCASEEYAWVPPGLKPEQVYQFFSCLPEDKVPYVNSPGEKYRIKQLLHQLPPHDSEAQYCTALEEEEKKELRAFSQQRKRENLGRGTVRIFPVTITGAICEECGKQIGGGDIAVFASRAGLGACWHPQCFVCSTCRELLVDLIYFYHAGKVYCGRHHAERLRPRCQACDEIIFSPECTEAEGRHWHMGHFCCFECEASLGGQRYVMRQSRPHCCACYEARHAEYCDGCGEHIGLDQGQMAYEGQHWHASERCFCCSRCGRALLGRPFLPRRGLIFCSRACSLGSEPMAPGHSRRSWSASTVSTPLTASTASFSAVEGASETTTKGTNTEAAPAAGPEEPTHFLRGAPHRHSMPELGLRSVPEPPLGPPSQPDPRPEDGAFGRQSAPRVSFRDPLVSEGGPRRTLSAPPAQRRRPRSPPPRGPSRRRHRHHHHHHHHHHHHRCHFGRRRRHQCDLGSGSDSGSCSSSPSSSSSESSEEDGYFLGERIPLSPHLCRPVLAQDTVAETTNSPSPQLPGNSRPGMSRQARDKNCVVA from the exons CCTCCAGAGGCAGAGGACCCAGACCGCGGCCAGCCCTGCAACTCCTGCAGGGAGCAGTGCCCCGGCTTCCTGCTACACGGCTGGAG AAAGATCTGCCAGCACTGCAAATGCCCGCGGGAGGAGCACGCCGTGCACGCAGTGCCTGTGGACCTGGAACGCATCATGTGTCGGCTAATCTCAGACTTTCAGCGCCACTCCATCTCCGATGATGACTCAGGCTGTGCCTCAGAGGAGTATGCCTGGGTGCCCCCTGGTCTCAAGCCTGAGCAG GTATACCAATTTTTCAGCTGCCTCCCAGAAGACAAGGTCCCCTATGTCAACAGTCCTGGGGAGAAATACAGGATCAAGCAGCTGCTGCACCAGCTGCCCCCACATGACAGTGAG GCACAGTACTGTACAGCactggaagaggaggagaagaaagagctCAGAGCCTTCAGCCAGCAGCGGAAGCGGGAGAATCTGGGGCGTGGCACCGTGCGCATCTTCCCCGTGACCATCACTGGCGCCATCTGCGAGGAG TGTGGGAAGCAGATTGGAGGTGGGGACATTGCCGTGTTTGCCAGCCGTGCAGGCCTAGGTGCATGCTGGCACCCACAGTGCTTTGTGTGTTCCACGTGCCGGGAGCTGCTGGTGGACCTCATCTACTTCTACCATGCTGGCAAGGTCTACTGTGGTCGCCACCATGCCGAACGCCTGCGCCCACGCTGCCAAGCCTGTGATGAG ATCATCTTCTCCCCTGAATGCACGGAAGCCGAGGGCCGGCACTGGCACATGGGTCACTTCTGCTGCTTTGAGTGTGAAGCATCGCTCGGGGGGCAGCGCTATGTCATGCGTCAGAGTCGCCCCCACTGCTGTGCCTGCTATGAGGCCCGCCACGCGGAGTACTGTGATGGCTGCGGGGAGCACATTG GCCTGGACCAAGGCCAGATGGCTTATGAGGGCCAGCACTGGCACGCCTCAGAGCGCTGCTTCTGTTGTAGTCGCTGCGGGCGAGCTCTCCTGGGCCGCCCCTTCCTGCCACGCCGTGGCCTAATCTTCTGCTCAAGAGCCTGCAGCCTGGGGTCTGAGCCCATGGCTCCAGGGCACAGCCGCCGCAGCTGGAGTGCAAGCACGGTCTCCACACCTCTCACAGCCTCTACAGCCTCCTTTTCTGCTGTGGAGGGGGCATCTGAGACTACCACCAAAGGCACCAACACCGAGGCAGCGCCTG CTGCAGGCCCTGAGGAGCCCACCCACTTTCTGAGAGGGGCTCCCCACCGCCACTCCATGCCTGAGCTGGGGCTCCGCAGTGTCCCCGAACCACCCCTGGGGCCTCCCAGCCAGCCGGATCCACGACCAGAAGATGGTGCCTTTGGTCGCCAGAGCGCTCCTCGTGTCAGCTTCCGTGACCCTCTGGTGTCTGAGGGAGGCCCTCGGCGGACCCTGAGTGCGCCCCCAGCCCAGCGCCGCAGACCACGCAGCCCCCCGCCCAGGGGCCCCTCGCGTCGccgccaccgccaccaccaccatcatcaccaccaccatcaccaccaccgctGCCACTTTGGCAGACGTCGCCGCCATCAGTGTGACTTGGGATCAGGGTCAGACTCAGGATCTTGCTCCAGCTCACCCTCCAGTTCCAGTTCCGAGTCCTCAGAGGAGGACGGCTACTTCCTAGGGGAACGCATCCCACTGTCCCCGCACCTGTGCAGGCCAGTGCTTGCTCAAGACACTGTAGCTGAGACCACCAACTCCCCATCTCCACAGCTCCCTGGGAATTCTCGCCCAGGAATGTCTCGACAGGCCAGAGATAAGAACTGCGTTGTGGCTTGA
- the PRICKLE3 gene encoding prickle planar cell polarity protein 3 isoform X2, with protein MCRLISDFQRHSISDDDSGCASEEYAWVPPGLKPEQVYQFFSCLPEDKVPYVNSPGEKYRIKQLLHQLPPHDSEAQYCTALEEEEKKELRAFSQQRKRENLGRGTVRIFPVTITGAICEECGKQIGGGDIAVFASRAGLGACWHPQCFVCSTCRELLVDLIYFYHAGKVYCGRHHAERLRPRCQACDEIIFSPECTEAEGRHWHMGHFCCFECEASLGGQRYVMRQSRPHCCACYEARHAEYCDGCGEHIGLDQGQMAYEGQHWHASERCFCCSRCGRALLGRPFLPRRGLIFCSRACSLGSEPMAPGHSRRSWSASTVSTPLTASTASFSAVEGASETTTKGTNTEAAPAAGPEEPTHFLRGAPHRHSMPELGLRSVPEPPLGPPSQPDPRPEDGAFGRQSAPRVSFRDPLVSEGGPRRTLSAPPAQRRRPRSPPPRGPSRRRHRHHHHHHHHHHHHRCHFGRRRRHQCDLGSGSDSGSCSSSPSSSSSESSEEDGYFLGERIPLSPHLCRPVLAQDTVAETTNSPSPQLPGNSRPGMSRQARDKNCVVA; from the exons ATGTGTCGGCTAATCTCAGACTTTCAGCGCCACTCCATCTCCGATGATGACTCAGGCTGTGCCTCAGAGGAGTATGCCTGGGTGCCCCCTGGTCTCAAGCCTGAGCAG GTATACCAATTTTTCAGCTGCCTCCCAGAAGACAAGGTCCCCTATGTCAACAGTCCTGGGGAGAAATACAGGATCAAGCAGCTGCTGCACCAGCTGCCCCCACATGACAGTGAG GCACAGTACTGTACAGCactggaagaggaggagaagaaagagctCAGAGCCTTCAGCCAGCAGCGGAAGCGGGAGAATCTGGGGCGTGGCACCGTGCGCATCTTCCCCGTGACCATCACTGGCGCCATCTGCGAGGAG TGTGGGAAGCAGATTGGAGGTGGGGACATTGCCGTGTTTGCCAGCCGTGCAGGCCTAGGTGCATGCTGGCACCCACAGTGCTTTGTGTGTTCCACGTGCCGGGAGCTGCTGGTGGACCTCATCTACTTCTACCATGCTGGCAAGGTCTACTGTGGTCGCCACCATGCCGAACGCCTGCGCCCACGCTGCCAAGCCTGTGATGAG ATCATCTTCTCCCCTGAATGCACGGAAGCCGAGGGCCGGCACTGGCACATGGGTCACTTCTGCTGCTTTGAGTGTGAAGCATCGCTCGGGGGGCAGCGCTATGTCATGCGTCAGAGTCGCCCCCACTGCTGTGCCTGCTATGAGGCCCGCCACGCGGAGTACTGTGATGGCTGCGGGGAGCACATTG GCCTGGACCAAGGCCAGATGGCTTATGAGGGCCAGCACTGGCACGCCTCAGAGCGCTGCTTCTGTTGTAGTCGCTGCGGGCGAGCTCTCCTGGGCCGCCCCTTCCTGCCACGCCGTGGCCTAATCTTCTGCTCAAGAGCCTGCAGCCTGGGGTCTGAGCCCATGGCTCCAGGGCACAGCCGCCGCAGCTGGAGTGCAAGCACGGTCTCCACACCTCTCACAGCCTCTACAGCCTCCTTTTCTGCTGTGGAGGGGGCATCTGAGACTACCACCAAAGGCACCAACACCGAGGCAGCGCCTG CTGCAGGCCCTGAGGAGCCCACCCACTTTCTGAGAGGGGCTCCCCACCGCCACTCCATGCCTGAGCTGGGGCTCCGCAGTGTCCCCGAACCACCCCTGGGGCCTCCCAGCCAGCCGGATCCACGACCAGAAGATGGTGCCTTTGGTCGCCAGAGCGCTCCTCGTGTCAGCTTCCGTGACCCTCTGGTGTCTGAGGGAGGCCCTCGGCGGACCCTGAGTGCGCCCCCAGCCCAGCGCCGCAGACCACGCAGCCCCCCGCCCAGGGGCCCCTCGCGTCGccgccaccgccaccaccaccatcatcaccaccaccatcaccaccaccgctGCCACTTTGGCAGACGTCGCCGCCATCAGTGTGACTTGGGATCAGGGTCAGACTCAGGATCTTGCTCCAGCTCACCCTCCAGTTCCAGTTCCGAGTCCTCAGAGGAGGACGGCTACTTCCTAGGGGAACGCATCCCACTGTCCCCGCACCTGTGCAGGCCAGTGCTTGCTCAAGACACTGTAGCTGAGACCACCAACTCCCCATCTCCACAGCTCCCTGGGAATTCTCGCCCAGGAATGTCTCGACAGGCCAGAGATAAGAACTGCGTTGTGGCTTGA
- the MAGIX gene encoding PDZ domain-containing protein MAGIX isoform X5 codes for MPISWNSVPRYHLVLLIKATCLRTGNVCTLVSLLQHRRSETMGILTAPPQVTQGKARPPLKSPQASGQFSVELIRSSAGFGFTLSGGRDAGGDAPLAVRRLLKDGPAQRCGRLQAGDLVLHINGESTQGLSHVEVVDRIRRGGPRLCLVLSRPPETHPGKPEVVGRPQKEDVLPSPDRIPDPGEPEMTKSRSASTSSPLQHPRPRMTPENRGSQESRPEGAADGPAVPAAERRTEDPNDQTPDSPGPWLTPSEERLSRALGVPGAEQLALEMAAGRRRH; via the exons ATGCCAATTTCGTGGAACAGCGTCCCCAGGTACCACCTTGTCCTCCTAATCAAGGCCACCTGCCTCAGGACTGGCAATGTATGTACACTTGTGTCTTTACTCCAGCATCGTCGGTCAGAGACCATGGGTATACTTACTGCACCACCCCAAGTGACCCAGGGTAAAGCTCGTCCTCCTTTGAAGTCACCCCAGGCCTCTGGTCAGTTCTCTGTTGAACTCATTCGCAGTTCCGCTGGCTTTGGCTTCACATTAAGTGGAGGCCGAGATGCAGGTGGGGATGCTCCGCTGGCAGTGCGCCGGCTGCTGAAGGATGGACCAGCTCAGCGCTGTGGTCGCTTGCAG GCCGGCGACCTCGTGCTTCACATCAATGGAGAGTCAACTCAGGGCCTTAGTCACGTTGAGGTCGTGGATCGCATTCGTAGAGGTGGCCCCCGGCTTTGCCTTGTGCTTAGCAGGCCTCCTGAAACCCACCCTGGCAAGCCTGAGGTGGTGGGAAGGCCCCAGAAAGAAGATG TCCTGCCATCCCCAGATCGCATTCCAGATCCTGGGGAACCAGAGATGACGAAGTCTCGCAGCGCCAGCACTTCCTCCCCACTTCAGCACCCACGACCCCGTATGACCCCCGAAAACCGGGGCAGCCAGGAGTCTCGCCCAGAAGGGGCGGCCGACGGCCCCGCGGTTCCTGCTGCAGAGCGCCGCACGGAGGACCCCAACGACCAAACTCCGGATTCTCCTGGACCCTGGCTGACGCCCAGCGAGGAACGGCTCTCGCGGGCCCTAGGGGTCCCGGGGGCCGAGCAGCTCGCCCTGGAAATGGCAGCCGGAAGGCGGAGGCACTGA
- the PLP2 gene encoding proteolipid protein 2 isoform X3, whose amino-acid sequence MADSERLTAPGCWAACTSFSRTRKGFLLFAEIILCLVILICFSTSTSGYSFLSVIEMIFAAVFFVVYMCDLHTKIQIINWPWSDFFRTLVAVILYLITSIVVLVERGNNSKIAAGVKAVESASKHREKGLRILGLFLPLLLPESV is encoded by the exons ATGGCGGATTCCGAGCGCCTCACCGCCCCCGGCTGCTGGGCCGCCTGCACCAGCTTCTCGCGCACCCGAAAGggatttcttctgtttgctgagaTT ATACTATGCCTGGTGATTCTGATCTGCTTTAGCACCTCGACATCAGGGTACTCTTTCTTGTCGGTGATAGAGATGATCTTTGCCGCTGTCTTCTTTGTTGTCTACATGTGTGACCTGCACACCAAGATACAGATCATCAACTGGCCTTGGAGT GATTTCTTCCGAACCCTTGTAGCGGTCATTCTCTACCTGATCACCTCCATTGTGGTGCTCGTTGAGAGAGGAAACAACTCCAAAATCGCTGCGGGGGTAAAGGCTGTGGAGTCAGCTTCTAAGCACAGAGAGAAGGGTTTGAGGATCCTTGGGCTATTTCTGCCCCTGCTTCTGCCAGAAAGTGTGTGA
- the PLP2 gene encoding proteolipid protein 2 isoform X1, which produces MADSERLTAPGCWAACTSFSRTRKGFLLFAEIILCLVILICFSTSTSGYSFLSVIEMIFAAVFFVVYMCDLHTKIQIINWPWSDFFRTLVAVILYLITSIVVLVERGNNSKIAAGVKAVESASKHREKGLRILGLFLPLLLPESTGPMCCRPLWL; this is translated from the exons ATGGCGGATTCCGAGCGCCTCACCGCCCCCGGCTGCTGGGCCGCCTGCACCAGCTTCTCGCGCACCCGAAAGggatttcttctgtttgctgagaTT ATACTATGCCTGGTGATTCTGATCTGCTTTAGCACCTCGACATCAGGGTACTCTTTCTTGTCGGTGATAGAGATGATCTTTGCCGCTGTCTTCTTTGTTGTCTACATGTGTGACCTGCACACCAAGATACAGATCATCAACTGGCCTTGGAGT GATTTCTTCCGAACCCTTGTAGCGGTCATTCTCTACCTGATCACCTCCATTGTGGTGCTCGTTGAGAGAGGAAACAACTCCAAAATCGCTGCGGGGGTAAAGGCTGTGGAGTCAGCTTCTAAGCACAGAGAGAAGGGTTTGAGGATCCTTGGGCTATTTCTGCCCCTGCTTCTGCCAGAAA GTACTGGGCCTATGTGCTGCAGGCCTCTTTGGCTATGA